A genome region from Methanobacterium subterraneum includes the following:
- a CDS encoding isopeptide-forming domain-containing fimbrial protein produces MGNKKNKVGLSFIIILAIFLTCGIVSAAENVDEVSNNNSTTLNNLTNSTNLTLETISNYTSNSSVPDQVSNSSISLNSNIISGNVITCTNGSPFPGVTITITSTDGSTITQTTTDTTGHYELNFTSIEGKFYVTASYPGHMSIQKLVTTELSSNPSDLNLYGWMNFQLGPEPTLSIDAPGEQFLNESFNFTLTFNNNGNETGFGPIVQLILPPEIEFNSANFLGAPVSVTSVGTFTLSGTLIDPLSGLTVTGTPGYSLYIIEYPLGSFTSGQPSAVLQINAFLRGNSTLGLPLNITAYPVFRFGANETGGTPIRGNQTTAQVTPTVIKIIKNTVAPHEDETATGSNYPWDYTLTVDVANGQTVTDVNVKDLLPGNLQFVQVVDADGGSIVQQPSTSTPGGLLWIHFSNITGVLGSDKTIIYRVYAPKFDNNSQYVLDPNTGAWVNATNTASVTGNYTNINVSSTDNYTLILKPLAIQKSANDESTDPIQPRPTDILRYTLSFQVSDYFSINNLVLYDVLGDGQSFLNSLIYNPRLNLHLPGIDISNLFVNLTNPNQFYYYHNSTTGITYLVFNVTRILIDNGYSGIVEGGNYTGTNYGATTGNLTFWARINEYYEGVTPPTPHPIVSNDPINNAVVADGVLTQNGSQIEDSSGSQVVIVAPIPSKDIIKINGNDPVAPYLVKPGDSVTFSLLIDVPTSNLHDFNLIDYLPIPLLRASQFTTGQAQNTSQVIPAAGQWRLGEDDTLSSLTGVIPTLIVDVTQNTITFQYGNVYNATQPNATVHILFTLTATGDPMADGLWLTNLLNINYENSPGEIFCDNRIVSLKTGEPQLTINKTATPTTELQAGDMVTYTLTINNTGNAPAYNVMVTDDLLSSNPGYISSISGITANYLNGATITGLNLMDLFTSTGLNFGSLYPIYGVNGTNSTIIITYNATLNSTVYPRQIINNTVNITKFTSLTPPESPNYVGNPGVDQSHFSDNASVQVRDVDFKKTYVKSLDSSGPNLTIGETGLFQLAVTLPAGQINDLVINDVLPSGLTFVSYVLDQSNFNGILAPLTFTQINNNLKFLFTGLTNTTSNSTFYINIIVRANNNTAYPGSTNVTARNSATMDWNNPGHTPITKQATVYIVQPVLNVTKSFNPSTIQGGETTTVTIAVTNNGRSTAYNVIITDPLSYSSNIFDLSSSSVVASSPQNGFVFNYNSTSQVVSFTGGNIPRGQTLYFTFNITALQTPYIGPTYNNTVNAFYWSLPWVSGVPDPDSRNYTSSAWAVVRTGDPKITKIVENSTIHGNSGNLTIGETVTYKITVTLPQGLKTNLTIIDTLPAGFSYNLGEYILNTTGFSGTLGTLLVSVNGQNVTFTFSELTNSTKTNNTFYILLNATVLNSTNNTNGTIKTNNASLNWTENTKPPFTASVNTTIVEPNLAVTKNVTPTTVDGGDLITVNLTVTNNGTSPAYQIELRDVLDPVLFNSSTITQVSIPSGFSFTVSGNTVIIKSLLDTNITAGNALNFIFTVLVNDNVPTGSIFQNQANISFSSMSVGYDNARNYTNKSNVVNINTVTPGINKTVINTSEPDSATPNVMVGEVVTYQFVLTVPEGETFNVSLIDNLLSNLGYNAGTAFIKRSDTNIIASGFDFGSSFDEFLTINYTSLSPLTFYLGNVTYLGGQGLKNGTITLIFNTTVLNIAGNQAGTKIPNNATLSFTNATGGNRNVTGVCPTTLNVIVPQISSTKTANQTILTNSDTATFNIQIRNNNITNGAPVYDLIIIDPMNGFTMDYLHMIITPSDPSIIFTNYSTANLINITVSKLNPGQYLNITYNATVKSDVVFNTTLNNTVNATGTSLPGPHGTNNATPGDPGTSTGERTGDPTQPAGPVNNINTTATAPVTTRAPRVSKTVNGTETVNLTIGETATESININLPVGSTTELKIVDVIPNGLGINGGINGFTYATTAGVNVNQFLVTYLGGNTYQISFGNVTITQEGNITINYTVLVQNVNGNYNGQNLVNNATLYYNNKTGQGVNGGSDIATVHVVEPNLQIIKTPSKTNLNVGEEFTYTINVTHTSSSTSDAYNITITDVIPSGLHYVAGSAVLPSGWLLNVSGNTLIFTSSSLTLISHSATLLFNCTVDNNYLLAGGNITNTANLNYTSLPIDGRNYTTNNSTQIHVIGADLEVRKNGDAQVNAGEQVTYTITVTNKGPDTAVNAVLTDTILAQWFNMLIHPQYSVNSGSWVNILSNPFTIFLGNLTPGNITTILIRATVNASAPVGILNNTANVTSNTTDPNPNNNNSTATTNVTQSSELTLIKSNNPTGTVIAGNNLIYTLTLTNTGPSVARNVILRDDSLSSWLTNTYYQYSLNGISWSGLALFTGPLVLDVTNIIGGPMNVSQVFWVMINGTVNASTPNGTTLLNNATANSSTSSHNVTSNTVNNTVETLATLNVTKTAPETVIAGESSPIIYTITLTNNGPSDALNVKVSDTLDPRLTSPEYSLDNVNWFSWNNLFEYIFNRINASQTVHLYLRGWVPSSALGLINNTVVVSSNATNLTGNLTDNTTTKINTTSVLNVTKSAPESVVAGQSGPVVFTIVVTNYGPSDALNVKVSDTLDPRLTNQEYSLEGVNWSVWLAPYEYVFSRLNATQTLYLYLRGWVPSSALGLINNTVVVSSNATNLTGNLTDNTTTKINTTSVLNVTKSAPESVVAGQSEPLVFTVTVTNFGPSDALNVKVSDTLDSRLTGQEYSLDNVYWLAWNSPFEYVFSRLNTTQTVYLYLRDWVPSSALGLINNTVVVSSNETNLTGNLTDNTTTQINTTSALNVTKSAPESVVAGQSEPLVFTVTVTNFGPSDALNVKVSDTLDSRLTGQEYSLDNVSWSVWLAPYEYVFSRVNATQTVYLYLRGLVPSNATGLINNTVIVSSNATNLTGNLTDNTTTGINTLAILNITKTSVTGGSDVNNIVRGYPIHYTILITNEGPSDALNVNFDDYYTPDLLENTYYSTSTGIPWTAYSNPLNITPIIDRLAPGQNVTIWINGTVISNATQGLNNTGGTSSETDPEGRKTASVYNDIQTSHVTIEKTVSNPQPYLHETIYFTLIVQNWGPDTAIDVYVLDKLPAGLIYIGSIANYGSYNSETGIWTIGNLPANTIAQLILTVGVEKLGPIENHAHVYTASYDPVLDQRNATAAIYVREQPQPENNTIGMQNTGMPISALIMALIILVTSLSAVTLRKK; encoded by the coding sequence ATGGGGAATAAAAAAAATAAAGTTGGACTATCTTTTATAATTATTTTGGCAATTTTTTTAACATGTGGTATAGTTTCAGCCGCAGAAAACGTTGACGAGGTTTCAAATAACAATTCAACAACCCTTAATAATTTAACAAATTCAACTAATTTAACTTTAGAGACAATATCAAATTACACCAGTAACTCAAGTGTCCCTGATCAAGTTTCAAATTCTTCCATTTCTCTTAATTCTAATATAATCAGTGGTAATGTGATTACTTGTACCAATGGGAGTCCCTTCCCTGGAGTTACTATTACTATAACTTCTACTGATGGTTCCACTATTACCCAGACCACCACCGACACCACTGGACATTATGAACTCAACTTCACGAGTATTGAAGGAAAATTTTATGTCACCGCCAGTTACCCCGGACACATGAGCATCCAAAAACTGGTGACAACTGAACTCAGCTCCAACCCATCTGATCTGAATTTATATGGATGGATGAACTTCCAACTGGGTCCTGAACCCACTTTATCCATTGATGCCCCTGGAGAACAATTCTTAAACGAAAGTTTTAACTTCACACTCACTTTCAATAACAATGGGAATGAAACTGGTTTTGGTCCCATAGTACAGTTGATCTTACCTCCGGAGATAGAGTTCAACAGCGCCAACTTCCTGGGGGCACCGGTGAGTGTTACATCTGTAGGAACATTCACCCTGAGTGGAACATTAATCGATCCACTATCTGGACTAACCGTGACTGGAACTCCTGGATACAGTCTTTACATAATTGAGTATCCACTGGGCAGTTTCACTAGTGGCCAGCCCAGTGCAGTCCTGCAAATCAATGCATTTTTAAGAGGAAACTCCACTCTGGGATTACCTCTAAATATCACGGCATATCCAGTATTCAGGTTTGGTGCTAATGAAACAGGAGGAACACCTATTCGAGGGAATCAAACCACTGCACAGGTAACTCCTACTGTGATCAAAATTATTAAAAATACAGTTGCACCCCATGAAGATGAAACTGCCACAGGTTCAAATTATCCCTGGGATTATACCCTCACTGTTGATGTGGCCAATGGCCAGACAGTCACTGATGTTAACGTGAAAGACTTACTTCCTGGAAACCTGCAGTTCGTGCAAGTGGTTGATGCTGATGGTGGCAGTATAGTGCAGCAACCATCCACCAGCACCCCTGGTGGTTTACTGTGGATACACTTTAGCAATATCACAGGAGTACTCGGTTCTGATAAAACTATCATCTATCGAGTTTATGCTCCAAAATTCGATAACAACTCCCAGTATGTGTTGGATCCAAATACAGGAGCCTGGGTTAATGCCACTAACACTGCCAGTGTTACTGGAAATTACACCAATATTAATGTTTCATCTACTGATAATTACACCCTTATCCTGAAACCACTGGCCATACAGAAAAGTGCCAATGATGAGAGCACGGACCCAATACAACCCCGACCCACAGATATACTGCGATACACACTCAGCTTCCAGGTTTCAGATTATTTTTCAATAAACAACCTGGTACTCTATGATGTACTGGGTGATGGTCAGAGTTTCCTGAATTCTTTAATATACAACCCCCGACTCAATTTACACCTTCCCGGTATTGATATCAGTAATCTTTTTGTCAATTTAACCAACCCTAACCAGTTCTATTATTACCATAACTCCACCACAGGAATCACCTATTTAGTATTCAACGTCACCAGAATACTTATTGATAATGGGTACAGTGGTATTGTTGAAGGTGGAAATTATACTGGAACAAATTACGGGGCAACCACTGGAAACTTAACTTTCTGGGCCCGCATCAATGAATACTATGAAGGAGTGACACCACCAACTCCACATCCAATAGTTTCCAATGACCCCATAAATAATGCAGTGGTTGCTGATGGGGTGTTAACTCAGAATGGCAGTCAAATAGAGGATAGCAGTGGAAGTCAGGTTGTAATTGTGGCGCCCATACCATCAAAAGACATAATTAAAATTAATGGAAATGATCCGGTTGCTCCTTATTTGGTAAAACCTGGAGACTCTGTGACTTTCTCCTTACTGATAGATGTTCCCACCAGCAATCTGCACGACTTTAATCTAATTGATTACCTGCCCATACCTTTGCTGAGGGCCTCCCAATTTACCACAGGCCAGGCACAGAACACTAGCCAGGTAATACCTGCTGCTGGGCAATGGAGGCTAGGTGAAGATGATACCTTAAGTAGTTTAACTGGTGTGATACCTACACTGATTGTGGATGTCACCCAGAACACCATCACCTTCCAATATGGTAATGTCTACAATGCCACCCAGCCCAATGCAACTGTTCACATATTATTCACCCTCACCGCCACTGGAGATCCAATGGCCGATGGTCTCTGGCTAACCAACCTACTGAACATCAACTATGAAAACAGTCCAGGGGAAATATTCTGCGATAATCGTATAGTCTCATTGAAAACTGGAGAGCCACAACTCACCATAAACAAGACCGCCACACCCACCACTGAACTACAGGCAGGTGACATGGTCACCTACACCCTAACCATTAATAACACTGGTAATGCTCCTGCTTACAACGTAATGGTCACTGACGATCTTCTCTCATCCAATCCAGGATACATATCATCAATCAGTGGTATTACTGCTAATTACCTTAATGGGGCAACAATCACTGGTTTAAACCTTATGGACCTTTTCACAAGTACTGGTTTGAATTTCGGTTCATTATATCCTATCTATGGAGTTAATGGAACCAACAGCACCATAATAATAACCTACAATGCCACCTTAAACAGCACAGTATACCCCAGACAGATAATCAACAACACAGTCAACATCACCAAATTTACATCGTTAACCCCGCCTGAAAGTCCCAACTATGTTGGAAATCCAGGAGTTGATCAATCCCACTTTTCAGACAATGCATCAGTTCAGGTTCGTGATGTTGATTTCAAGAAAACCTATGTAAAATCACTTGATAGTTCCGGACCTAATTTGACAATAGGAGAAACAGGATTATTCCAACTGGCTGTCACCCTTCCTGCAGGACAAATAAATGATCTGGTAATAAATGATGTTTTACCCTCAGGTCTCACCTTTGTTTCTTATGTTTTGGATCAAAGTAACTTCAACGGAATACTGGCACCATTAACCTTTACTCAGATAAACAACAATCTAAAGTTCCTGTTCACAGGGCTTACCAACACCACCAGCAACAGCACATTTTACATTAACATCATTGTAAGGGCTAATAACAACACAGCTTATCCTGGATCAACCAATGTAACTGCACGAAACAGTGCCACCATGGACTGGAACAACCCAGGACATACACCAATCACTAAACAGGCAACAGTTTACATAGTACAGCCAGTATTAAATGTTACCAAATCATTCAACCCCAGCACCATCCAGGGTGGAGAGACAACAACGGTTACTATAGCCGTAACCAACAATGGAAGATCAACGGCTTATAATGTAATTATAACTGATCCACTATCATATTCAAGTAACATATTTGACTTAAGCAGTAGTAGTGTGGTTGCAAGCAGCCCCCAAAATGGTTTTGTGTTCAATTACAACTCAACTTCACAAGTTGTCAGTTTCACCGGGGGAAATATACCCCGGGGTCAAACATTGTATTTTACATTCAACATAACTGCCCTCCAAACACCTTACATTGGACCCACCTACAACAACACAGTCAATGCATTTTATTGGTCCCTTCCATGGGTTAGTGGAGTACCTGATCCTGATAGTAGAAATTACACATCTTCTGCTTGGGCCGTAGTTAGAACTGGTGATCCAAAAATCACCAAAATTGTGGAAAATTCTACCATACACGGAAACAGTGGAAACCTCACTATAGGAGAAACAGTAACCTATAAAATAACGGTCACATTACCGCAAGGTCTTAAAACCAACCTCACCATTATCGATACATTACCAGCAGGTTTTAGCTACAACCTCGGAGAGTACATCCTGAATACCACAGGCTTTAGTGGTACTTTAGGAACATTATTAGTTTCCGTGAATGGTCAGAATGTAACATTCACTTTCAGCGAACTCACCAACAGCACAAAAACCAACAACACATTCTACATACTCCTGAATGCCACAGTACTCAACAGTACCAACAACACCAATGGAACCATAAAAACTAACAATGCATCCCTTAACTGGACAGAAAACACCAAACCTCCATTCACAGCATCGGTGAATACTACCATTGTAGAACCTAACTTGGCAGTTACTAAAAATGTAACACCTACTACAGTGGACGGAGGGGACCTGATAACTGTTAACTTAACAGTCACCAATAACGGTACTTCACCAGCTTATCAAATAGAATTACGTGATGTTTTAGATCCAGTACTCTTCAACTCATCCACGATCACGCAAGTATCTATACCTTCTGGCTTCAGTTTCACAGTATCTGGAAACACTGTAATAATCAAATCCCTTCTTGACACCAACATCACTGCTGGAAATGCTTTAAACTTTATCTTCACGGTTCTGGTAAATGACAACGTTCCAACAGGGTCCATTTTCCAGAATCAGGCTAATATTTCATTCTCATCCATGTCCGTAGGATATGATAATGCCCGAAATTACACCAACAAATCCAACGTGGTGAATATCAACACCGTTACACCTGGAATTAATAAAACTGTAATTAACACTTCTGAACCGGATTCTGCCACACCAAATGTGATGGTGGGAGAAGTGGTAACATATCAGTTTGTGTTAACAGTCCCAGAAGGTGAAACATTCAACGTATCCTTAATTGATAATTTATTATCTAATTTAGGATATAATGCCGGAACTGCATTTATTAAAAGAAGCGATACCAACATCATAGCTTCTGGATTTGACTTTGGAAGTTCATTTGATGAATTTTTAACCATCAATTACACTTCACTTTCACCCCTGACTTTCTACCTTGGTAATGTAACTTACCTGGGAGGTCAGGGCCTTAAGAATGGAACTATAACTTTAATATTTAATACCACAGTCCTGAACATAGCTGGGAACCAGGCAGGGACAAAAATACCCAACAATGCCACACTGAGTTTTACCAATGCCACGGGAGGAAATCGCAATGTGACAGGGGTATGCCCAACCACATTGAATGTGATTGTTCCCCAAATATCATCCACCAAAACAGCAAACCAGACCATATTAACTAATTCAGACACAGCAACATTCAATATACAAATCCGAAATAACAACATCACCAACGGTGCTCCGGTTTATGATTTGATCATCATTGATCCAATGAATGGTTTCACCATGGATTACCTCCACATGATCATCACCCCCAGCGACCCATCCATAATTTTCACCAACTACTCCACTGCAAATTTAATCAATATAACAGTAAGCAAACTGAACCCTGGCCAGTACCTGAACATAACCTACAATGCCACAGTCAAATCGGACGTTGTATTCAACACCACACTGAACAACACGGTTAATGCCACTGGAACCAGCCTGCCCGGTCCACATGGTACTAACAATGCCACCCCGGGTGATCCAGGTACCAGTACTGGTGAGCGAACTGGAGACCCCACACAACCCGCAGGCCCAGTTAACAATATAAATACCACAGCAACAGCTCCTGTGACCACCAGAGCACCACGTGTGTCTAAAACAGTTAATGGAACCGAAACTGTGAATTTGACCATAGGAGAAACAGCCACAGAATCAATAAACATAAACTTACCAGTTGGAAGTACAACTGAACTTAAAATAGTTGATGTTATACCTAATGGTCTGGGAATAAATGGAGGAATAAACGGATTTACATATGCCACAACAGCTGGTGTAAATGTTAACCAGTTCCTGGTAACTTATCTCGGTGGAAACACTTACCAGATAAGCTTTGGAAATGTAACCATAACACAGGAAGGGAACATAACCATAAACTACACAGTACTGGTTCAAAATGTCAATGGAAACTACAATGGACAGAACCTGGTTAACAATGCCACATTGTACTACAATAATAAAACCGGACAGGGAGTCAACGGAGGATCAGACATAGCCACAGTACACGTTGTTGAACCCAACCTGCAGATAATCAAGACACCAAGCAAAACCAACCTGAACGTTGGAGAAGAGTTCACCTATACAATTAATGTCACACACACCTCTTCCAGCACATCAGATGCATATAACATTACAATAACCGATGTGATTCCATCCGGACTTCATTATGTTGCAGGTTCAGCTGTTTTACCCTCTGGATGGCTTTTAAATGTTTCAGGAAATACTTTAATCTTTACTTCATCTAGTTTAACCCTGATAAGTCACAGTGCCACTTTACTCTTCAACTGCACAGTGGACAACAACTATCTGTTGGCGGGTGGAAACATCACCAACACCGCCAATTTGAACTACACCTCACTACCTATTGATGGAAGAAATTACACCACCAATAACAGCACCCAGATACATGTTATAGGTGCTGATCTGGAAGTGCGGAAAAATGGAGATGCCCAGGTAAATGCAGGAGAACAGGTTACTTACACCATAACCGTTACTAACAAAGGTCCGGATACAGCAGTAAACGCAGTTTTAACCGATACTATACTGGCACAATGGTTCAACATGCTTATTCACCCACAATATTCTGTGAATTCAGGATCTTGGGTAAATATTTTATCTAACCCATTCACCATATTTTTAGGAAATTTAACTCCTGGAAACATCACCACTATCTTGATAAGGGCAACAGTAAACGCTTCAGCACCTGTAGGGATCTTGAACAACACTGCCAATGTAACTTCAAACACCACAGATCCAAACCCAAATAATAACAACAGCACAGCCACAACCAACGTAACCCAGAGTTCAGAATTAACATTAATCAAATCAAATAATCCAACTGGCACAGTAATAGCTGGAAATAATCTGATTTATACATTAACTTTAACCAACACTGGCCCAAGTGTGGCCAGGAATGTGATTTTAAGGGATGATTCGTTGTCTTCATGGTTAACCAACACTTACTACCAGTACAGTCTCAATGGAATTAGCTGGAGTGGATTGGCTCTATTCACTGGGCCACTGGTTTTAGATGTCACAAATATTATTGGCGGGCCAATGAATGTGAGTCAGGTTTTCTGGGTAATGATAAACGGTACTGTGAATGCATCCACACCCAACGGAACAACCCTCCTCAACAATGCAACTGCCAATAGTTCAACCAGTTCCCACAATGTAACTTCCAACACAGTAAACAACACTGTGGAAACCCTGGCAACATTAAATGTAACCAAAACAGCACCAGAAACAGTCATTGCTGGAGAAAGCAGCCCAATCATCTACACTATCACTCTTACCAATAACGGTCCTAGTGATGCTCTTAATGTAAAAGTCAGTGATACACTTGATCCAAGGTTAACCAGCCCGGAATACAGCCTGGACAATGTGAACTGGTTCTCATGGAATAATCTATTTGAATACATATTCAACAGAATTAACGCATCACAAACAGTACACCTTTACCTGCGTGGATGGGTACCATCCAGTGCCCTGGGTCTTATTAATAATACTGTGGTTGTTTCCAGTAATGCCACTAATTTAACTGGTAACCTGACGGATAACACCACGACAAAAATCAACACCACCAGTGTGTTGAATGTGACTAAGTCTGCTCCGGAGAGTGTGGTTGCGGGTCAGAGTGGGCCAGTTGTGTTTACAATTGTTGTGACGAATTATGGGCCTAGTGATGCATTGAATGTGAAGGTTAGTGATACTCTGGATCCACGCTTGACTAATCAGGAGTATAGTTTGGAGGGTGTTAACTGGAGTGTTTGGTTGGCTCCTTATGAGTATGTGTTCAGTCGTTTGAATGCTACTCAGACTTTGTATCTGTATTTACGTGGTTGGGTGCCTTCCAGTGCTTTGGGATTGATTAATAATACTGTGGTTGTTTCCAGTAATGCCACTAATTTAACTGGTAACCTCACCGATAACACTACGACCAAAATTAACACTACCAGTGTGTTGAATGTGACTAAGTCTGCTCCGGAGAGTGTGGTTGCGGGTCAGAGTGAGCCATTGGTCTTCACAGTTACTGTGACTAATTTTGGTCCTAGTGATGCTTTGAATGTGAAGGTTAGTGACACTTTGGATTCACGTTTAACTGGTCAGGAGTATAGTTTGGATAATGTGTACTGGTTGGCTTGGAATAGTCCGTTTGAATATGTGTTTAGTCGTTTGAATACCACGCAGACAGTGTATTTATACTTGCGTGATTGGGTGCCTTCTAGTGCTTTGGGATTGATTAATAATACTGTGGTTGTTTCCAGTAACGAGACTAATCTTACGGGTAATTTGACTGATAATACTACGACTCAGATTAACACTACGAGTGCTTTGAATGTGACTAAGTCTGCTCCGGAGAGTGTGGTTGCGGGTCAGAGTGAGCCATTGGTCTTCACAGTTACTGTGACTAATTTTGGTCCTAGTGATGCTTTGAATGTGAAGGTTAGTGACACTTTGGATTCACGTTTAACTGGTCAGGAGTATAGTTTGGATAATGTGTCTTGGAGTGTTTGGTTGGCTCCTTATGAGTATGTGTTCAGTCGGGTGAATGCCACCCAGACTGTTTATCTGTATCTAAGAGGATTAGTACCCTCCAATGCCACAGGACTCATTAACAACACCGTGATCGTCTCCAGTAATGCCACTAATCTAACTGGTAACCTAACCGACAACACCACTACAGGGATAAACACCCTAGCCATCCTGAACATTACAAAAACATCCGTAACAGGGGGATCAGATGTAAATAACATAGTAAGAGGTTATCCGATCCATTACACTATATTAATAACCAATGAAGGGCCATCTGATGCCCTGAATGTGAACTTTGATGATTATTACACACCAGACTTGCTGGAGAACACATATTACTCCACATCAACAGGAATACCATGGACTGCATACAGCAATCCCCTGAATATAACTCCAATAATCGACAGGCTGGCACCTGGACAGAATGTAACCATATGGATTAACGGCACTGTAATTTCAAACGCTACACAAGGTTTGAACAACACTGGCGGAACCTCATCAGAAACTGATCCTGAGGGCAGGAAAACAGCATCAGTTTATAATGACATCCAAACATCCCATGTAACCATTGAAAAAACAGTCAGTAATCCACAACCATATCTCCATGAAACAATCTACTTCACCCTCATAGTGCAAAACTGGGGACCAGATACTGCTATAGATGTTTACGTTCTTGATAAACTCCCTGCGGGACTCATATACATTGGATCCATAGCTAATTACGGGTCATACAACTCTGAAACAGGTATATGGACCATTGGAAACCTACCGGCAAACACAATAGCTCAGCTAATACTAACTGTGGGAGTTGAAAAGTTAGGACCAATCGAAAACCACGCCCATGTATACACTGCATCCTATGATCCAGTACTGGATCAAAGGAATGCAACTGCAGCTATTTACGTCAGAGAACAACCACAACCGGAAAACAATACCATAGGGATGCAAAATACGGGTATGCCTATATCTGCACTGATAATGGCACTAATAATTCTCGTGACAAGTCTATCTGCAGTTACTTTGAGAAAAAAATAA
- a CDS encoding CooT family nickel-binding protein has product MCESTVYDTKGIKLMDDVIHMKIYGDRIEMVDILNQGMTVEGQIVELDLEKHSIFVEVDEKGLVK; this is encoded by the coding sequence ATGTGCGAATCAACTGTTTACGATACCAAAGGGATCAAACTCATGGATGATGTGATTCACATGAAAATTTATGGTGATAGAATAGAAATGGTGGATATTCTGAATCAGGGGATGACTGTAGAGGGTCAGATCGTAGAACTGGATCTGGAAAAACATAGTATTTTCGTGGAAGTTGATGAAAAGGGGTTAGTTAAATAG
- a CDS encoding 4Fe-4S binding protein → MIVVNKEDCIRCGACQGTCPTAAITVSPDDIIYCDVCGGEPKCVDICPTGALKTDELTVDESGTTQTRVTFNPKLCNECGDCVAVCPPQILKLEQGKVQTIPLQGYCVMCQQCADICPVEVIGVEGVKEPKTTELNITGPIYIVDCVGCGMCVDECPVDAITLPEVGESITIDEDTCIKCGVCSQTCPWNAVFISGKKPEKRTKELNKFELDEETCIGCNVCVEACPGDFIKAKASKLTVELPEICTYCGLCENLCPVDAIDLDVELGPAKPASEEGLVWDESKCEYVGACARECPNDAIRVVTKTGFEVPGDTEVGGEAAFAMCTRCGACTIACPNDALTLVEMDKVVDGEVVKRNRVQYSPDKCAECGDCVEVCPYDMLKLTEDKVPLKGFCILCDQCIPACPHEALSLK, encoded by the coding sequence ATGATAGTGGTTAACAAGGAAGACTGTATTCGATGTGGGGCCTGTCAGGGGACCTGTCCGACTGCAGCTATAACTGTATCTCCAGATGACATCATATACTGTGATGTTTGTGGAGGAGAACCTAAATGTGTGGACATCTGCCCCACAGGTGCTCTTAAAACTGATGAGCTGACTGTGGATGAATCTGGCACTACCCAGACCAGAGTCACCTTCAACCCTAAACTCTGTAATGAGTGCGGGGACTGTGTTGCTGTCTGTCCACCCCAAATCCTCAAACTGGAGCAAGGAAAAGTTCAGACCATACCTCTACAGGGTTACTGTGTCATGTGCCAGCAGTGTGCAGACATCTGTCCCGTAGAAGTCATTGGAGTTGAAGGAGTCAAAGAACCTAAAACGACTGAACTGAATATTACCGGCCCTATCTATATTGTAGATTGTGTGGGCTGTGGAATGTGTGTGGATGAATGTCCAGTGGATGCCATAACTCTCCCTGAAGTGGGAGAAAGCATCACCATCGATGAGGACACCTGTATCAAATGTGGAGTCTGTTCCCAGACTTGCCCATGGAATGCAGTGTTTATTTCCGGTAAAAAACCAGAAAAACGAACTAAAGAACTCAATAAGTTCGAATTAGATGAAGAAACTTGTATTGGTTGTAATGTTTGTGTGGAAGCCTGCCCTGGTGACTTCATAAAAGCCAAAGCATCTAAACTAACTGTGGAACTACCGGAAATCTGTACCTACTGTGGACTATGTGAGAACCTTTGCCCAGTTGACGCCATTGACCTGGATGTTGAACTAGGACCTGCCAAACCAGCATCTGAAGAAGGATTAGTATGGGATGAATCCAAATGTGAATACGTTGGAGCCTGTGCCCGTGAATGTCCTAACGATGCTATTCGGGTGGTTACCAAAACCGGATTCGAAGTTCCAGGTGACACTGAAGTTGGTGGCGAAGCCGCATTTGCCATGTGTACCCGTTGTGGAGCATGCACCATTGCCTGCCCTAACGATGCATTAACACTGGTAGAAATGGACAAAGTTGTGGATGGTGAAGTTGTTAAACGGAACCGTGTACAATACAGTCCTGATAAGTGTGCTGAGTGTGGTGACTGTGTGGAAGTATGTCCATACGACATGCTGAAACTCACCGAAGACAAAGTACCACTCAAAGGATTCTGCATACTCTGTGACCAGTGCATACCTGCCTGTCCACACGAAGCATTGTCCCTTAAATAG